tttaaaaaattaaaaacatattttaaaaattacagatAAAATCTACCGGGGCATGATAAATATGATTTCATTTAATCTTTtctcattaaataaataattaaataaaattaattatgttataaaGATGTAACCCGATGCTGTGTTactaacataatatatatatatatatatatatatatgtaatctAAATTTGAACATTTGGATAAAAGTGGAAAACAATTTTGTGACGCAagataattttgtaaattttgagaataattttaaaaattttgctcATTGGGTAGAaataaagaatatgaaaatttttgaaaattatttaaaaattttgaaattgggGAAGATggaggaatattttttttttttataatatagttaaaaattcaAAGATGAGGAAGTAGAGAAGAATGCAAAATTTTGTTTGAGAATATAGGTGTATTTATagagataaaatttttaatttaaaaattaaaaaattaaaagaaattaaaaaaaaatagccgtAAGATGCAATCATGCAACGTTtagatttttaaagttttaaaaattaattgtggCCCatgctttatttgaatttaaaaattatttaaaaatatatatatatactgccCACCTGAGCGCGCATAGTGTGGATGTTTTTGGCATAGCGTAATTGTTATCCCCATTATagatgttttaatatttttcgaTTAATATGCGAAAAACCCcctgttttttaattaattgatgcaGAGGGCCTTTtcgtaattaaaaaaaaatatagtggtCTATCTAAAAATGTCCAAGCTCGCAACAGGCCAAACACTCGCCTGAACTTCGTCCATAGAGCGCAGAGGTCCATCAATGGCGTCCGCTTTGATGTCCAGAGCTTTGAGAAACCGATCGGTCCCTTCTTTTTCAACCTTAGTTGCGAGATTCGTGAGTTCTTCTTTCCCATGTTCCCTTGATTTCGAATTTTTCAATCTTTGGACgctcttttctctcattgaGTTTCCcaatttttgtgttttcctTAAATTCTTGgtcttttcaaattattttcagATTGTGGAGTTTGaaatcaatttcttttgttgGAACTTGATGAATCAAGTGGCAATTGATGTTACTGCTTTTGATTTGCTTCTGAATTTGTAAATTAGCAATCAATTTGTCCATgcattaggtttttgattgataagtattttatttgtaacCTAGAAATTGGCAATGGTCACCCTTTACCACTGATTCTGAATGATGTCTTGATTAAGATTGATAGGCAAGAGAATAGCAATGTTTGCTGTCATTAGAATATGGAAAAATTCATGGAGAATAGCAGATGGATCAGTGTGTAATATTGGTTAAATGCTCACTATATTCAAATCTTAGATCACTTTTGAGCAAGAGATGATGTAGTTGATCATCAATTAAGGAGGTTTATGAGAAAAATTTTATTGTGTGTTTCACTTTAAGGATGACTGCAGGAGATGAGTATGCCAGTTAGGGTTTATTTGTTGAGGATAAGAGGCATTTATAGGGCTGCATGTGTGGATGTTGTCCTCATGAATATGATCTGTGATTATGTTGCTAAACCCTGTTGATTTAAAGAAAAggacaaatattattaaatcatGTGGGTGAACATTGTGAGTTGTTAACCAATAACATGACCTGAATTAAACATGGTTTTGCAATGTGGATGtcgaattaaattaattttcatctTGGATTGGGTCCAGAGTCTGAATTCTACCTTCTTAGCAGAGATGAATTTAGCTACATCTGAAATTTCCTATTAATTACTAACTACTagatatacaaaatatttgatGCAGAACCAACTTTGAAGCTTTGAAAGATATGATAAAAGGgaagattaaattaaaaaaactagctCAAATCCCCCTAATATGTTCATCTATTTTGGCTTTTACATGAGTTTGAACACTTGCTTTTGATGTGTACCAGTTGTTTCACATCATCTTTTTTCTGGTTGGTATTAAGTATGTTTTTTTCCTGACTATGTTAACAAATCAAAATCCTTTCTCATCAAGTTACAATCTACACTCTCAGTTATTGGTTGCACCACAATCTTTTGCCTGATTAGAACAATAAGGACATGATTCAtgtcctttgatttttttttcttattcagcATAGTTAATaatccattttttatttatccacAATGTCTTTTCTAGATGAGCACATTGGTTTTAGCTGAACATGAAGGTGGATTGGTAAAACCATCATCACTAAGTGCAGTTGAAGCTGCAGGGTttgttaataaagaaaaatctatAACTGTTCTCTTGGCTGGCTCTGGTCCAAGTCTTCAGGAAGCTGTGTCACATGCTGCATCATGCCATCCTTTGATTTCTCAGGTTGGCTATTATCAATTTGTGAGCCATTTATGTTTGCTAGGATACTCGTTTCTTGTGTTTACCATTCATGACTATTATTAGTAAATAGTTGATAATGTCGCgatatttcttcatctttaccaAGAGGTAGGAAGTTTGTTTAAGCATAGAAAATTGTTCTTGATGTTTTGCGCCTGCATTTATTTCATTTCTTGTCATGTAATTTTGAGACTACAATCCATTTACTGCAGGTTCTTGTCGCTGAGGCAGACATACTGAAGCATCCATTAGCTGAAACATGGGCCAAACTTATCCAGTTGGTCCAGCAGAAGGATGGCTACTCATATATAATGGCTTCTTCAAGTTCATTTGGCAAAAAATATACTTCCAAGAGCTGCGGCTCTTTTGGATGTTCACCTGTTACAGATGTTGTTGAGATATCTGAACCACGATTATTTGTGAGGTTCCTTCTGATTCCTCCTCCTTGTTCTCATTGGGTTTTCATTTGATATTTGAAGAGTTTGGTTGTTGTTATAATGAACTATTGCTGGCAGTTTTAAGTGCATTGCATAATGATCTATTGCAATCTGAGACGGGCATGTTCAATTTGCCAGTgaatgtctctctctctctctctctctctctatatatatatatatatgtagaaaaACTCACTTCTTTTGACATCTGAACAATTTTCTTTCTATGCTTGTATATGTTGAAATTAACATATTGAGTAACATCtctctataattttttcttacaGTACCACTCATATACATAATGATAATGTTATTATGTTAATCTAATGGAATATATAGTTCTCATTTTGATGGTTGATGCCCATTGCTTGATAGGACAACAAACCAGCATCTGTGAATGTCTGTGGATTGGAAGTGATTGATACCATGAATATTTCTCTGGTTTGATATGTATCCTAGTTTTTCACTCCCCATTGTTTGCCAAAGAATGTAGCCTGATGTGTTCTTATGTTCTATTTAACATCCTAGATCATTATGGGTTGATGCTTTGCTCATTTTGATCAAATCATATAGGCCAATATATGCTGGAAATGCTCTGTCTACCGTTCGTTATACTGGCCCAGATCCTTGCATGATGACCATCAGGTCCACGTCATTCCCCATTTCATCTTTCTCAAAAGACACAAACTCTGATGCAGTACCAATCTCCCAGGTTGACCTCTCAACCTTCAATGAAGGTCTGTTTTGTCGTTCACCATATTACTGAGTTGatcaattcttgtgttttttggtTCCGACATTTACAAATTatatgataaatttgaaattctgtctttttaaaaattgatatggTTGTTTGCATGTGTATCATATGTTATCCATTAATCCTGTGGTTTTAGCATTTCAAAGGTCTTCcctcattgtcttatctttaaCGATGTCTCTCAGTTCACAAAATTGTTCATGATATCATATTCATTTCTCCTAATCTTAGGTTTGTTCTTTTTTCATGCCTTCTTTGGGATGAAATCAATTATGGGAGAGCTCTCTTCCTTTTCCTAAGTTGCTGAAGAAGTTAATTTTACAGATTATTTATATTGTAGGCTTCATTTTAAATGGTTCAATATTCTAATAACTAGAATTCCTAGGAGGATGAAAATGTTTGAAAGACCTCTTTGGGACACATTCTTTCCAGTGTGTGACTCAAATGACACATAGCCGCTGGTATTTGACAAACTAAAATCAGTGACACtgatcaatttttattttaaattttttacagAAACCTTTGGAAAATCAAGGTGGTTAAATCTTACATCCCAGGATAGTGAACGACCTGATTTGGGGAATGCACGTGTTGTAGTCACAGGTGGGCGTGCATTGAAGAGTGCAGACAACTTCAAACTTTTGGAGAAACTTGCTGAAAAACTTGGTGCTGCAGGTACCCACTTATAGATTctcttttttaccttttttttttggcaagaaAATGGCATCACAAATGCAATAACTGGGCCAaacaatttaatatttcttcTGGTTAATCCCTTATAACCTCCCTTGAGTGTGGCCTGATCATTTAAATTAATCTGATATGCAAACATTGCAAAGAAGTTCTCAAATGATAAGCATGTTTCAgctgatataaaatataaatacaaagaataaaaaagaaaattatatgcTTCCTTCATTTCTgtgtgtataaaaaaatttaatgtttcCTGTTGTAATATCGATATAAGAATATTTCTGATTGCTGGATTTCTGTTACATAGTTGGGGCCACTCGAGCTGCTGTGGATGCAGGATTTGTCCCTAATGAGCTGCAGGtaactttttaatatatatgcattttttaGTTAGAACTTTAATGTTGTTCCTGCTACATCTTGAACTTGGGTAAACTTTATAAAAGCTTATTCAGAACAGCTAATTCAGCAGCTCGTATTCCATTATATTTTAAGATGGAAATACCTTTTGTTGGTAGAGCACAAAAATTTCCTTTACCAAATTTCTATTGTTGTCGAACAGATGATTGACCTTTGAAGGGTTATTAATTGTTAGCATCTTTTCCCTCTACAATGCTGCATGTGCCAACACTTCTGGCCTTATTAAGATTTatcttttgacttttttttgggttttctaGTTAGATCTCTGGACAAGTCATTTTGAGATGCATTTCAATTTTATTCTAAGAACAGCAGGGATCTTCCTGATGCTTTCATTGCCGGGAAACAAGTCGATATGAAGCTGGCTTTTTATAATCTTAATCATATAACCTTACCTGAAAAGATGGACCATAGCCCCCTGTGATTGTTTTCTATCGTTTGTTCATTCCAATTGCATCCTAGTCTCCCAGGCCTTGTGTGGGGATGGCAAGTGTCTGATTTAAGAAATATCATTAAAACACTCAATGGCATGCTTAAACATGCAGTTGTCATCCTGCTCTTAATCTCTCTTTCTATTTGGTGTGTGCATGATTACTGGAGATCAAGGGATGTGGTTTGGAATGGTGGAATGATTAATTAACTTCGTTTGTCAGTTCTTTTCTCTGTTGTGATGGAAACCCTGGAAAAATAGTTTTGCTTGCTTCTATCATTCTCCACTTGCATCAGATATTCACTGTTATGTGCGATTGCCATCCTCCTTAGAAGcaccttttttttcaaatacatGAACTTGATATTTTTGATTACTTTGAAGCTGTCCTCTcacttaattttcaaaattaaaaccaaCCCTAATTTTTCTCAGGTTGGTCAAACTGGGAAAATAGTTGCTCCAGATTTGTATATGGCATTTGGGGTTTCGGGCGCCATACAACACTTGGCTGGAATGAGAGATTCAAAGGTCATTGTAGCAGTTAATAAAGATCCAGATGCACCCATATTTCAGGTGAATGATCTATCCCTTTTTCTTCCTATTTTATCAATAATCTCTAGTTATGTTGGtatatcaacaaaatttttgAATCATGCTTCAATAACTTTCAAAGTATAACATAATCTATTAAGATGTCagagattttttttgttcagGTATCATCCTAATTGAATTGGATAGCATGTATGTAACCACTAATcttgataaagaaaaacaaatttatctCACTCTACTCGCGAGCATTGTCTGCTTTACTATGGATATCGAAACCTGAGTTTCTTCGGCATCGTTTATACATTCTCTGTTGCCTTTCTTCATCTGCAAGTGTGGTTGATCTCATAGCATCTTCACTTTGCTTAGATCTCAATTGTGTGAAAGTGCTGGAATGCAGGTTGCTGATTATGGCCTTGTTGCTGATCTGTTTGATGTGATACCTGAAATGCTGGAAAAGCTACCTGAGAAgaagtgaaatgaaattaaaggtATACTTGTCTCAATGGTACAACTATCCAAAAGGTTGAAGCAATTCCATGATAACTTCCATTCATTGTGTAGGTCCTCCCCCAAGAATAAGTCCAGTTGGTGTACTTTTTATTTGGTTATAAACTTTGAATGACATGGGCAAGGACATAGTTACtgataaaaagtaaaacaatgaaatttacTTGAATTGCAAGGAAGATATTGGTTATGTCCATATGTCAGTGAAATAATAGATtgatggttttatttatttttttatttattatcaagtTCCACATTTCAATGACTTGTTGCGATGCATTTTATGTACGTGTTAACACATTGATGAACCATATGATGTTACCTAACATCAGCAAACATGGTCGGTAACTGTTAAATCATGATACATCCCTGGATAATGTGGCCTCATCTAATATtagagttttaaattttaaattttgttgtttcagactaaaataaattgttaataagttttaaattttttttttaatgattttaattattttttatctaaactATATTTGTCACATTAATACCTATCATTCCCCaaccaaaaaaatcaagtaaaaaccAAGCATTCCAATAATAGAATTCAATATTCACTCGCAAACGCACAAAAAGTGTTAAAGGAAATCACCCATtcaatacaaacaaaatattactttaatatttttcttcgaATTCTTTCCCATTAAATTATATTGGCATAAGATACTAACTCAAGTGCATTATCATATGGTCAAGCACCTTCAAAGCCATGCTGCTGATCACAAAAGCTTTGTTTGTTTCCAGCAAAACAAGCATTTGCACACATGTTTACATGCATGACCAGAGTATTATTTACAGCAGCTTGATTTAAACAAGGAATGCATCTGGTTTTCGATATCCATCTGACAAAGTTTATCTGAAGCAGGTCAatacaatttatatttacatttcATCATGTTCTGAAAGAGTCTAAAAAtgcttatattttttacaaCAGTATCCCAGAGAGAAATAATAGGTTATCATCTTATTTAGGCTATTAAAAGGCTTCCTCTGTTTTCAGAAAATTGTAACATTCCAGCTGTTTCATCTCTCCCCCGGCAACTGGGTCATACTCGCACCGATAAAAGCTGCAAGGAATACATAAAAATGTTATTGGCCATCTCATAGGGTGCATCAAGAAGTGATTGTGATTAAATGTATCATGTGCGTGGCTAAAGAAGACATGAATTGCGTTATGGAAATCcaaatgtttttgaaatttgaatacCTTCCATCCATTCCCAAAATCACAATTGTGTTCTTTTGGTGGCCAAATGCAACAATGTACTGAGATCCTTCGTGCAATCTGAATTGTGCTACTGACCATTCAGAATGGAAATACTTTGGTAGCACTCCTGCAGAAACAATATGACATCAGCTTCTAATAGCCATTGGCAATAAcaataaacacaaattaaaaaaactgttTACTAGGTAGGCTGAAGACCGTTATAAGATCAAACTAGATTCTGCAAAGGTTAATAATG
The DNA window shown above is from Dioscorea cayenensis subsp. rotundata cultivar TDr96_F1 chromosome 12, TDr96_F1_v2_PseudoChromosome.rev07_lg8_w22 25.fasta, whole genome shotgun sequence and carries:
- the LOC120273095 gene encoding electron transfer flavoprotein subunit alpha, mitochondrial produces the protein MASALMSRALRNRSVPSFSTLVARFMSTLVLAEHEGGLVKPSSLSAVEAAGFVNKEKSITVLLAGSGPSLQEAVSHAASCHPLISQVLVAEADILKHPLAETWAKLIQLVQQKDGYSYIMASSSSFGKKYTSKSCGSFGCSPVTDVVEISEPRLFVRPIYAGNALSTVRYTGPDPCMMTIRSTSFPISSFSKDTNSDAVPISQVDLSTFNEETFGKSRWLNLTSQDSERPDLGNARVVVTGGRALKSADNFKLLEKLAEKLGAAVGATRAAVDAGFVPNELQVGQTGKIVAPDLYMAFGVSGAIQHLAGMRDSKVIVAVNKDPDAPIFQVADYGLVADLFDVIPEMLEKLPEKK